One window of the Rosa rugosa chromosome 3, drRosRugo1.1, whole genome shotgun sequence genome contains the following:
- the LOC133741307 gene encoding mediator of RNA polymerase II transcription subunit 11-like — translation MDSQTQNTSLQRLQNVEKRIVKVLELAGSVMDELANPTGPRREAINNHVREFMQLIKDIQVALRDEIKSACDYRPFEKCDYSSRIANEICCKKLEYVMSQLDGMKETIDDYHTAV, via the exons ATGGATTCTCAGACCCAGAACACGTCGTTGCAGAGGCTTCAAAATGTGGAGAAG AGAATCGTGAAGGTTTTGGAGCTGGCCGGAAGTGTTATGGACGAGCTTGCAAACCCTACTGGTCCCAGAAGGGAGGCCATCAACAACCATGTTCGCGAGTTCATGCAATTGATCAAG GATATTCAAGTGGCATTGCGGGATGAAATCAAAAGTGCGTGTGATTACCGTCCATTTGAGAAGTGTGATTACAGTTCGAGAATAGCTAACGAGATCTGTTGCAAGAAACTGGAATATGTCATGTCACAGTTGGATGGAATGAAGGAAACAATCGATGATTATCATACTGCGGTTTGA
- the LOC133738949 gene encoding MLP-like protein 43 has product MSSELFGKLETEVEINAPAAKYHELFTRRPHHLSNISPDKIQSCELLEGQWGDLGSVIYWNYCYDGKTTVATDLIEAVDDEKNSVTFKVIDGPLLEHCKSFRLIVEATPKGDRNSLVHLIVEYEKLHDQVSDPHSLLQFVADLSKDMGAHLSTQP; this is encoded by the exons ATGTCGTCGGAGCTGTTTGGTAAGTTGGAGACTGAAGTTGAAATCAACGCTCCGGCTGCCAAGTACCACGAACTCTTCACGCGCCGGCCACACCATCTTTCCAATATCAGTCCCGATAAAATTCAGAGTTGTGAGTTACTTGAAGGTCAATGGGGAGATCTGGGTTCGGTCATCTACTGGAATTATTGCTATG ATGGGAAAACTACGGTGGCTACAGACTTGATTGAAGCCGTTGACGACGAAAAGAATTCTGTGACCTTCAAAGTCATTGATGGACCTCTTCTGGAGCACTGCAAGAGCTTCAGGCTCATTGTCGAAGCTACTCCGAAAGGTGATCGGAACAGCTTGGTTCATCTGATTGTGGAATATGAAAAGCTTCACGACCAAGTTTCAGACCCGCATAGCTTGCTCCAGTTTGTAGCTGATCTCTCCAAAGATATGGGTGCTCACCTCAGTACTCAACCATAA
- the LOC133741306 gene encoding MLP-like protein 43, with protein MSSELFGKLETEVEINAPAGKYHELFTRRPHHLSNISPDKIQSCELLEGQWGDLGSVIYWNYCYDGKTTVATDLIEAVDDEKNSVTFKVIDGPLLEHYKSFRLIVEATPKGDRNSLVHLIVEYEKLHDQVSDPHSLLQFVADLSKDMGAHLSTQP; from the exons ATGTCGTCGGAGCTGTTTGGTAAGTTGGAGACTGAAGTTGAAATCAACGCTCCGGCTGGTAAGTACCACGAACTCTTCACGCGCCGGCCACACCATCTTTCCAATATCAGTCCCGATAAAATTCAGAGCTGTGAGTTACTTGAAGGTCAATGGGGAGATCTGGGTTCGGTCATCTACTGGAATTATTGCTATG ATGGGAAAACTACA GTGGCTACAGACTTGATTGAAGCCGTAGACGACGAAAAGAATTCTGTGACCTTCAAAGTCATTGATGGACCTCTTCTGGAGCACTACAAGAGCTTCAGGCTCATTGTCGAAGCTACTCCGAAAGGTGATCGGAACAGCTTGGTTCATCTGATTGTGGAATATGAAAAGCTTCACGACCAAGTTTCAGACCCGCATAGCTTGCTCCAGTTTGTAGCTGATCTCTCCAAAGATATGGGTGCTCACCTCAGTACTCAACCATAA